A genome region from Sphingobacteriaceae bacterium GW460-11-11-14-LB5 includes the following:
- a CDS encoding isocitrate dehydrogenase (NADP(+)): MSNTSKIIYTKTDEAPMLATYSLLPIVQAFTASAGIDVETRDISLAGRILANFPEYLKDDQKIGDALAELGALATTPEANIIKLPNISASIPQLVGAITELQSQGFAIPNYPDNAQSDEEKAIKAKYAKVLGSAVNPVLREGNSDRRAPKAVKNYAKQNPHSMGKWSADSKTKVASMTEGDFYGSEKSTTVAEASQFKIEFVAADGTVTELKGLSPLKAGEVIDSSALSLSALKTFVAKEIAEAKAAGVLLSAHLKATMMKVSDPIIFGAIVEVYFADVFTKYADLFKELNIDTRNGLGDVYAKIAGNAKQAEVEAALAQAIENGPALAMVNSDKGITNLHVPSDVIVDASMPAMIRTSGQMWNAAGKAQDTIALIPDRSYAGVYTATIDDCKANGAFDVTTIGSVPNVGLMAQKAEEYGSHDKTFQATGSGTIRVTDADGKVFFDQKVEKGDIFRMCQTKDAPIQDWVKLAVNRSRLSETPAVFWLDENRAHDREIITKVNTYLKDHDTTGLDIRILAPIEATKFTLERIRKGLDTISVTGNVLRDYLTDLFPILELGTSAKMLSIVPLMNGGGLFETGAGGSAPKHIEQFIDEGYLRWDSLGEFLALQASLEHLSQTQNNTKAQVLADALDEANAKFLATDKSPGRKLGTIDNRGSHFYLALYWAEALAAQTKDADLQARFAPLAKTLFANEAKINEELIGAQGKPQNIGGYYNPNDELASKAMRPSETLNTSLASL; the protein is encoded by the coding sequence ATGTCAAATACATCAAAAATTATCTACACCAAAACCGATGAGGCGCCAATGTTGGCAACCTATTCACTGTTACCTATCGTACAAGCTTTTACCGCATCAGCAGGTATTGATGTAGAAACCAGAGATATTTCTTTAGCAGGAAGAATTTTGGCAAACTTTCCTGAGTATTTAAAAGACGATCAAAAAATTGGTGATGCTTTAGCAGAGCTTGGTGCATTGGCTACCACTCCAGAAGCTAACATTATCAAATTACCAAATATTTCTGCTTCTATCCCGCAATTGGTAGGTGCAATTACGGAGTTACAATCGCAGGGTTTTGCCATTCCAAATTATCCTGATAATGCGCAGAGCGATGAAGAAAAAGCAATTAAAGCTAAATATGCAAAAGTTTTAGGCTCGGCTGTAAATCCGGTTTTACGTGAAGGTAACTCTGATCGCAGGGCGCCTAAAGCGGTTAAAAATTATGCAAAACAAAACCCACACTCGATGGGTAAATGGTCTGCAGATTCGAAAACCAAAGTGGCCAGCATGACTGAAGGCGATTTTTATGGTTCAGAGAAATCTACAACGGTTGCTGAAGCAAGTCAGTTTAAAATAGAATTTGTAGCTGCTGATGGTACGGTAACCGAATTAAAAGGTTTATCGCCATTAAAAGCAGGAGAGGTCATTGATAGCTCTGCATTGAGCTTATCGGCATTGAAAACTTTTGTAGCCAAAGAAATTGCTGAAGCTAAAGCCGCAGGCGTATTGTTATCTGCACACTTAAAAGCTACGATGATGAAGGTTTCTGACCCGATTATTTTCGGTGCTATTGTTGAAGTTTACTTTGCAGATGTTTTTACTAAATATGCCGATCTTTTCAAGGAACTGAACATCGACACCAGAAATGGTTTAGGCGACGTTTATGCAAAAATTGCGGGCAACGCTAAACAAGCAGAGGTTGAAGCCGCTTTGGCTCAGGCCATCGAAAACGGACCAGCTTTGGCTATGGTAAATTCTGATAAAGGAATTACTAACCTTCATGTGCCGTCTGACGTGATTGTTGATGCTTCTATGCCGGCAATGATCCGTACTTCGGGACAGATGTGGAACGCAGCTGGTAAAGCACAGGATACCATCGCTTTAATTCCAGATCGTTCGTACGCGGGTGTTTATACCGCAACAATTGATGACTGTAAAGCAAATGGTGCTTTTGATGTAACCACCATCGGTTCAGTACCAAATGTTGGTTTAATGGCTCAAAAAGCTGAAGAATATGGTTCGCATGATAAAACTTTCCAGGCTACCGGTTCAGGAACTATCCGTGTTACTGATGCAGATGGCAAAGTATTTTTCGACCAGAAAGTAGAAAAAGGCGATATCTTCCGCATGTGCCAGACTAAAGATGCTCCAATTCAGGATTGGGTAAAATTAGCGGTGAACAGATCACGTTTATCAGAAACGCCAGCGGTTTTCTGGTTAGATGAAAACAGAGCACACGATAGAGAAATCATCACTAAAGTTAATACCTATTTAAAAGACCACGATACTACAGGTTTAGACATCCGTATTTTAGCGCCGATTGAAGCGACTAAGTTTACTTTAGAGCGTATCCGCAAAGGTTTAGATACCATTTCGGTTACCGGTAACGTATTACGTGATTATTTGACAGATTTATTCCCGATTTTAGAATTAGGAACCTCTGCTAAAATGTTATCTATTGTACCTTTAATGAATGGTGGTGGTTTGTTCGAAACTGGTGCTGGTGGTTCTGCTCCAAAACATATTGAGCAGTTTATCGATGAAGGTTATCTGCGTTGGGATTCATTAGGTGAGTTCCTGGCACTTCAGGCTTCTTTAGAGCATTTATCTCAAACACAGAACAATACAAAAGCGCAGGTATTGGCCGATGCTTTAGATGAGGCTAATGCTAAATTCCTGGCCACTGACAAATCTCCGGGTAGAAAACTGGGTACAATTGATAACCGTGGTTCTCATTTCTATTTAGCTTTATATTGGGCTGAAGCTTTAGCTGCACAAACTAAGGATGCTGATTTGCAAGCGAGATTTGCGCCATTGGCTAAAACTTTATTCGCAAACGAAGCGAAAATTAACGAAGAGTTGATTGGTGCTCAAGGTAAACCTCAGAACATTGGCGGTTACTATAACCCTAATGATGAGCTGGCAAGCAAGGCAATGCGTCCGAGCGAAACATTAAATACTTCTTTGGCTTCTTTATAA
- a CDS encoding DNA polymerase III subunit gamma/tau, translated as MENFIVSARKYRPATFETVVGQQHITGTLKNAIKNNQLAQAFLFCGPRGVGKTTCARILAKTINCTNPTAEMEACGQCDNCLSFQNGHSFNVHELDAASNNSVDDIRSLIEQVRIPPQAGKYKIYIIDEVHMLSQSAFNAFLKTLEEPPSYAIFILATTEKHKILPTILSRCQIFDFNRIQVEDIASHLSTIAQRENIAFESDGLHIIAQKADGGLRDALSMFDQIASYANKNITYKAVIDNLNILDYDYFFKLTAYLTAAEVSQTLLLFDEILNNGFDGNNFINGLASHFRNLLVGKDASTIKLLEVSENIKQKYLDQCRQTELSFLLTALNLANTCDLNYKNSKNQRLQVELALIKMCHIRSVVNLAQQPLSPNNTATDVDQDKKKTNVVAGQAETPKPHTESPITVQDVAPAVKSTVLSTGPAAEKPKETPRVGPPPSATSISINIPKANAVSTLIPSLNDLERVAQGDDDEGPKKVTGEAREPFSYDRLLEVWNAFTQRMKATDRINLFTILNNFAPTLLNPELIEISVESKTQEHLVQQESVELLNFLRNELRNFGVEVTYKLMERKIENRLYGNREKYDYLVNKNPKLDELRRRFNLDINP; from the coding sequence TTGCGGGCCTCGTGGAGTGGGTAAAACAACCTGCGCACGTATCCTTGCAAAAACCATTAACTGTACTAACCCTACAGCAGAAATGGAAGCTTGTGGCCAATGCGACAATTGTCTTTCTTTCCAGAACGGGCATTCATTTAATGTTCACGAATTAGATGCGGCTTCAAACAACTCTGTTGATGATATCCGTAGCTTAATTGAGCAGGTTAGGATACCACCACAAGCCGGAAAATATAAAATTTATATCATTGATGAGGTTCACATGTTATCGCAGAGTGCATTTAATGCCTTTCTGAAAACACTGGAAGAACCGCCTTCATATGCTATTTTTATCCTCGCCACCACCGAGAAACATAAAATCCTGCCCACCATCTTATCGCGTTGCCAGATTTTTGATTTCAACCGGATCCAGGTGGAAGATATTGCCAGTCACCTGTCAACTATTGCCCAGCGCGAAAATATTGCTTTTGAAAGCGATGGTTTACACATTATTGCCCAAAAGGCAGACGGTGGACTGCGTGATGCGCTTTCGATGTTCGATCAGATTGCCAGTTATGCAAACAAGAACATTACTTATAAGGCGGTAATCGATAACCTTAATATTTTAGATTACGATTATTTTTTCAAACTCACCGCTTATTTAACCGCAGCAGAAGTTAGCCAAACCCTCCTCCTGTTCGACGAAATTTTAAATAACGGTTTTGATGGTAATAACTTTATAAATGGCCTTGCTTCACACTTCCGTAATTTATTGGTAGGTAAAGATGCATCGACGATTAAACTATTAGAAGTTAGCGAAAACATTAAACAAAAATACCTTGATCAGTGCAGGCAAACAGAATTATCGTTTTTGTTAACGGCATTAAACCTGGCCAATACCTGCGATCTGAATTACAAAAATTCTAAAAACCAACGTTTACAGGTAGAGCTGGCACTGATAAAAATGTGCCATATCCGGTCGGTCGTCAATTTAGCACAACAGCCTTTAAGCCCTAATAACACAGCAACTGACGTAGATCAGGATAAAAAAAAAACTAATGTCGTAGCCGGGCAGGCCGAAACCCCAAAGCCACATACTGAAAGCCCAATTACGGTTCAGGATGTAGCGCCTGCTGTTAAAAGTACAGTTTTATCCACTGGTCCTGCAGCAGAAAAACCTAAAGAAACACCCAGGGTCGGTCCGCCGCCATCTGCCACTTCCATCAGTATCAATATCCCGAAAGCAAATGCGGTAAGCACACTGATCCCTTCATTAAATGATCTGGAACGTGTAGCCCAGGGAGATGATGATGAAGGACCAAAGAAAGTTACCGGCGAAGCCCGGGAACCTTTTAGTTACGATCGTTTACTGGAAGTGTGGAATGCCTTTACCCAAAGGATGAAGGCTACCGATAGGATTAATCTGTTCACCATCTTAAATAATTTTGCGCCAACACTTTTAAATCCTGAGCTGATTGAGATTTCGGTAGAGAGCAAAACACAGGAACATCTTGTACAACAAGAATCGGTTGAACTTTTAAATTTCTTACGGAACGAGCTTCGGAACTTTGGTGTTGAGGTTACCTATAAACTCATGGAGCGCAAGATAGAAAACAGGCTTTACGGTAACCGCGAAAAGTATGATTATCTGGTTAACAAAAACCCAAAGCTGGACGAATTGCGCCGCAGATTTAATTTAGATATCAATCCTTAG